The genomic stretch AATCGAAAGGAAATCCGAGCCTTCTACCTGGGCAACTACATTGGGGGCATTTTGGAGGGCCAGGAAACCCTGGCGCCCGTGGTGGCCTGCGACAAAGGCGAGGGGGCCTGTTGTTCCGCGGGCATTGCCTTACGTCAAGGGTTCATGCTCATCGCCTCCGGCGTATATGATTTTGTACTGGTCGGAGGTGTGGAAAAGATGAGCGGCGCTTCAACAGCGAAAAACACCGAGGCGCTCGCCGCAGGCATGGACAAAGACATGGAAGGATACACGGGACTGACGTTTCCGGGATACTTTGCCCTCGTGGCCCACCGTCACATGTACGAGTACGGAACCACCATTGAACAGATCGGTCTCGTATCCGTAAAAAACAGAAAAAATGCGGTGAAGAACCCCAGGGCGCGTTTCCGGAAAGAAACCACCCTCGAAGAAGTACTGAATTCCCGATTGGTTACGGACCCCCTAAAACTGTTCGATTGCTGCCCCATTTCGGACGGAGCCGCAGCCGCTGTTCTGTGCCCAACGGAAATCGCCCGGAATTTCACGGACAAACCCATAGAAATCATGGGATCAGGGCATGGATTGGGGAACAGTACATCTTACGCCATGGAAGG from Deltaproteobacteria bacterium encodes the following:
- a CDS encoding thiolase domain-containing protein; this translates as MRSVSIVGVGTTDFGILEGMSLKKMASLATNRAIVDAGINRKEIRAFYLGNYIGGILEGQETLAPVVACDKGEGACCSAGIALRQGFMLIASGVYDFVLVGGVEKMSGASTAKNTEALAAGMDKDMEGYTGLTFPGYFALVAHRHMYEYGTTIEQIGLVSVKNRKNAVKNPRARFRKETTLEEVLNSRLVTDPLKLFDCCPISDGAAAAVLCPTEIARNFTDKPIEIMGSGHGLGNSTSYAMEGPSCTATVYAAKQAFDMAGIKPSDVDVAEIHDCFTIAEIVDSEDIGFFERGKGGPAVEEGLTQVDGKIPINTSGGLLSKGHPVGATGLGQVFEIVRHLRGEHENQVKDAEIGLAMNLGASGLVSTVTILKGAV